In Anopheles gambiae chromosome 2, idAnoGambNW_F1_1, whole genome shotgun sequence, a single window of DNA contains:
- the LOC1276046 gene encoding chitinase-3-like protein 1 — protein MGRSVPLWSILLVAACSLLAVVESREVVCYYGTWAVYRQNGGGFDINNINPALCTQLVYAFFDVGPDGSVVPLDATVASGQYNMLAKFSNLKQRYPALKTIAAVGGWSAIDNFTPMATNAQRRATFVRSVVALLQKYRFDGLDVDWEYPTDKGVFVQLLRDLAAAFAPSKYLLTVAVGGTSFEAINRYDIPAIASIVNFINLMTYDLQGDYGVTRHQAALYPGSAALDNSDYKRALNAEAVITYWLSKGAPASKLNLGIPLYGRTFKLANPVVNGVGAPVSGVGTKGPITQEAGILAYYEICSSPTLTRKQYDSAQVGAFASGGGEWVSYDSVESIGQKCNVIAKYGLGGGMVWAIDMDDFAGKCGSKFPLMTALNNCVNRNGAVALAPAPTPAPTTARPATATTARQIVTTTTTKPVTPSSGVFVCPRDGYFRDPRNCAKFYKCYDGGRQALYDCPGGLCFNEAITACDWPYNVKC, from the exons ATGGGTCGTTCTGTTCCACTGTGGTCAATTCTACTGGTGGCTGCCTGTTCCCTGCTGGCAGTAGTCGAAAGCA GAGAAGTCGTGTGCTACTACGGGACATGGGCCGTGTACCGTCAGAACGGTGGAGGGTTCGATATCAATAATATCAACCCCGCACTGTGCACGCAGCTCGTCTACGCGTTCTTCGACGTCGGTCCGGACGGTTCGGTTGTCCCGTTGGATGCAACCGTTGCCAGTGGGCAGTACAATATGCTGGCGAAGTTTAGCAATCTGAAGCAGAGGTATCCCGCCCTGAAAACGATAGCCGCCGTCGGAGGTTGGTCTGCGATCGACAACTTCACCCCTATGGCCACCAATGCTCAGCGACGTGCAACATTCGTCCGGAGTGTGGTAGCTTTACTGCAAAAGTATCGTTTCGACGGTTTGGACGTCGATTGGGAGTATCCCACTGATAAGGGCGTCTTTGTGCAGCTTTTAAGGGATCTGGCGGCCGCTTTCGCACCGAGCAAGTATCTGCTAACGGTGGCTGTTGGTGGTACCAGCTTCGAAGCCATCAATCGGTACGATATTCCGGCCATAGCGAGCATCGTCAACTTCATCAACCTGATGACGTACGACCTGCAGGGGGATTATGGCGTCACTCGACACCAAGCCGCCCTCTACCCGGGATCGGCCGCACTGGACAATTCGGACTATAAGCGTGCGCTGAACGCGGAAGCTGTGATTACCTATTGGCTAAGTAAGGGTGCGCCTGCAAGCAAACTCAACTTGGGCATCCCATTATATGGACGTACCTTCAAGCTGGCCAACCCAGTCGTGAACGGTGTCGGTGCACCGGTTAGTGGTGTCGGCACTAAAGGTCCAATCACGCAGGAAGCAGGGATACTCGCCTACTACGAAATTTGTTCATCTCCCACGCTGACCCGCAAGCAGTACGACTCGGCACAGGTGGGCGCGTTCGCTTCCGGTGGCGGTGAGTGGGTCAGCTACGATAGTGTGGAAAGTATTGGGCAAAAGTGTAACGTGATTGCAAAATACGGCCTCGGTGGTGGTATGGTGTGGGCGATCGACATGGACGATTTTGCCGGCAAATGTGGCTCCAAATTTCCGCTGATGACTGCACTGAATAACTGTGTGAACAGAAATGGGGCAGTTGCTCTAGCTCCTGCTCCAACTCCTGCCCCAACGACAGCACGTCCTGCTACGGCCACGACCGCTCGACAGATAGTTACCACGACAACCACCAAACCCGTCACACCCAGTTCCGGCGTATTCGTTTGTCCCCGTGACGGTTACTTCCGCGATCCGCGGAATTGCGCCAAGTTCTACAAATGTTATGACGGTGGTCGACAAGCGTTGTACGACTGTCCGGGTGGATTGTGCTTCAACGAAGCTATCACTGCATGCGATTGGCCTTACAATGTCAAATGTTAA